The DNA window AAATTCCAACGAAATGCTAACGtgatttttgtacatttttagcAAGAGTTTCTGAATGCTGACAACTACACTGGCTGTACGCCGgaaacgcatatatatatatctatatacttCACTCCCGTATTGAGGTACTCGTGCACCGCGAAACGCGAATTGTCAAGCATGGTACGTCTCTCTAggccagtcatattagacAATTTAGGGGGTTAACCTTCCAATTAATCTTCCCAGGTTGCAACCACCATGAATCGTTTTAATTTGAGGTGCTATAAATGGGATTTATTTTGGTTCGCAAAATTAACgcgcaataaaaagttaataacaatattatcaacaaaaaacgcgatttttttattttttctcaaatatctcgaaaactaagcaagatagggtaactaactatacgtaccttttttgtagagggtaaaattatctacaataatgatctgaacaacatttatcgtcaagCCAGTGgtttagcttgcacgcgctgtcaaagtccgagactcggatcctgaaaaccctcgatttcatcgttttttttatgttgcgcCGGTGATtttttccgtcatttaaaatggaattaaaaatcccccaaaaattacacattatctgagaactacaaagaatacttttcatgCATGGTGTAACAGATTTTTtagatcttttttctttagtttgtagctatgtaagcaaaaaatttgattttttggaataatcttagtttttcgctgttttcaggcctcagaatttatttgagacgaattttatcgtaggtatgcatcttgttgtggacgaaatttgcaacaaaaaagaacctctgtatttttttcgtacgacgaccggtgatttttttattgacgcgcaAAGTCATCCAATATTGCGCACAGGTCGGATAATGCTTGTTTTGCctatattattctctttttctaaaaaagacatatcatcgatactcgaatctattgaaatattgtcgcttttccgcgatgccgattggttctctctctgcgcttacttcatgagCGGCTGTCAtggcatattttgacagttgtgtggttattataatagtaacagtgaaatattaaagttaaatagcCTGTGATGTCTAGTGACGAGGTAAAAAcgacacagaaaaaaaagaaacgaggaGAACGTTTGCAAAGGGGACGCTCGCTGATTTTGTTTCCGTTCTCGATGCGTTTACTTCTTCAAATGATAATACCCACGTATAGcagaaatatatcatatatttgttttGGAAATGGATGGTAGatttttgctattattattcCTCTCTGAAATATCACCCATTTCTGTTTCCTTTGTGATGATGACTCCTTgacgatttaaaatttaaaaaaatgtgtgcgtcatttattttttataaaaaaaaacacattatatatttttagaagaagttatatatattttatttctcgtgAATATAGATatgatatttcattttttttcctctgaAGCTATAAAATTGCTAGAAATATGTGAAAGGAAagtaaatctttaaataaaaatcgacaACGGTTTATTCTACTCAACTTTCATGGCACTTTTTTGGAAGCCAGAAAATGCCAAGGCTCGTAAGATAAATACCGATACTTTTAATTGCCTTGGCGCTAccagaataaaaataactgtaaaaataattgcgtATAAACatgtcaaaaaataataaaatgattattgaATAACTAATGAtaagatacaaattttttttcgtaaaaagatacataattttatcaaatataaaaatgcgcAGATTATcggtattttttaacaaagtcaaaaattcactttttttCTCCGAGTTTACGAGACGCATTAAAATAATCTCAGCGCAATAAAATTCACAAGATATTCTGCATATCTCACCGGAGTAATAGAAAGGTCAATAAGTCGAAAATAACTCTCATATTTCAATCGTACAATCGTTCTGTAAAGAGTGGATGCCCCTTACAATTCCCTCGGCGTTTAAACGCGGGCTAGAAAATCATCGAGAAACCGTTAAAaacttgcgcgcgcgcgcaagacGATTCAGGAAATACATTTCAAACTCACCGGTAGAAGTAACCGATGGAATTACTAAAAAAGAGATCATTCCTGTGTTGATAGCATACTGTTGATTCCGTATTGATAGCATACTCTCCACTTAGCTCTTTTATGTATAGAAAGCTGCacgataatttttaagtattttataccataataaaaaattgtagaaagtcagtgatttttaatttgctaaATTTTCGATAGATAAAGATTGCAGTAAATGCAATTGACggtgcaatattaatataagtatgACGAATTACGGTgcaatctttctctttctctctcgctaacgctatttatttaatctatcAGCACTTTGCGGCTCTTGCAGGTAAAGGTACACCAGATGTTTATAAGATACTTGGAGGTGCCAGAACGCGCCAGAAGGACTACCATTATTCGTATATGAAtaacgatataaattaataaaatcaggAGGATCTCTACGTCGGTGACGAAGGCGATTCATGGAGCGCTTCCTCGGCGCGTATATTTACGACAAGGATGTCCACGTGCGCGTCATATCGTCCAATAATGCGACGACAATCAACAACACGAAGCCTCAATCCGCGTAAGTAGCGGACCTAACTGTAATGgaaacgttttattaatttgtaacttGACAATTTGTAATATCGGACTACGTGAAGACTACGTAATTTTAGAATGAGTAAAAGAGCGACCATGGGCCAtacgagaataaaaaaaggtgATACACCTTTACAACATGGTAGTGTGCGCCACAAGGTGTAATTCTTTAGCTTACAAGGGATACGGTTGCTACTGCGGATTCTTCGGTTACGTCATCGACGGTATCGACCAGTATATACGTTTATACATTCTTTAAGCTTATATAGaaaggaaatattatttacaatcgtTGAATTGCTTTTCACAGAGTACAAATATCAATGGAATGTAATGTTTCAGGTGTTGCAAGACGCACGACTGGTGCTACGACGCTACAGAATGCCTCATGTTCTCAGAATACTTCGTACCATATTACTGGAGATGTTATCACGGTTACAAATCCGTTTGTGGTTCGTCCAcgtttattcattattatttattttttttatgcgctCATGTAATATTTCTCTTGCTAATTTTTGcggaagataaaattaattttaatacaataactTTTCTATGAATCAAGCTcgacttatttatttacgctATACTATACGTAGATAGCATATGACACAGTAGAATAAAACGGCCCGTGAAATCTTTGTTCCAGCGATTGAGCATGGCAGCTGGGGAGGATCAGGATCTTGCGCTCAACGTTTGTGCAAAGCAATCTATTAGGAGctattggaaaaataaaatttataatacacattACTTCTACTATTATTATCGCATATATTCTGAAAAGTTTGCCATTGTTGCCAATGATTTCTTCGTGATCGATGCTAAAAATCGAGATGATGATCATAGCCCTGCAGATTCACAACCTCACGGCTCAGAAGAATCTTATACATAGATGACGCTACCCCCAGTACTAGTCATGtactacaattttaaatagtaaAGAGTTGCCAAATTTTCATATGCACGAGAAATATCACGCGCACATTTGATATTGTTTgtctatttgtattttttttacagattctACACTGACATGAGTGAGAGTGTGATTTTTACGACAGCCTgagacataaaatacaatagttatttgtgtgaCACGTGCGgattgagaattggacacgagtgcgggtaatcgcactcgccttcggctcgtgcgtccactccgcactcgtgtccaattctcaacccgcacgtgttacacaccctattttatattacaaagtgcgtggaaagtggcctatTGCGCACAcgtcatctgtgcgacggatggccaATTCCGCACGCGCGAGAGATTTCTCACTCGAGGCACTGCGTGCGGGAATATCTCATTCCTGCACGGGTTCGAGTGGGGAATTTCTCGCGTGGGaaattggctatttgtcgcacagatcgcgcgcgcggaa is part of the Temnothorax longispinosus isolate EJ_2023e chromosome 12, Tlon_JGU_v1, whole genome shotgun sequence genome and encodes:
- the LOC139823080 gene encoding uncharacterized protein, which translates into the protein MVVCATRCNSLAYKGYGCYCGFFGYVIDGVARRTTGATTLQNASCSQNTSYHITGDVITVTNPFVRLSMAAGEDQDLALNVCAKQSIRSYWKNKIYNTHYFYYYYRIYSEKFAIVANDFFVIDAKNRDDDHSPADSQPHGSEESYT